The genome window GTAGGGGAGGTTTAAACCTCCCCTACGACATAAGCGCGTATCTATATGCCCGAACCATTCTTGCTGTATTCGGGACACCCCATCCCTGCCCGCCAGACTTAGCTTGCTGCGATCAGGCGGGCATACTTCGCCCTTATCATAAAAAGTCTCAAGCCGCGTCACCCGAAAAATTTCCCAACCACACTTCCATATATCTGTTTCCCCAGTAAAATTTTTCTACCCGTACAGGAAAACCTAAGCCGACGTTATGATGAGCACATTGTCCCGCCTAGAGTCTAACGCGGGGCGGGATCCCGCCCCGCGTATATTTCTGGGCGGGGAAAATATTTCTGCTCGCCAGCTAAAGTAAAATATTTTGTGCCACGAGGCAGCTACCGGCAGGCTGCTCTTGAGGCGTAAATTTTGACAAGGTTATAGATACCACCCAAGATAATAGGAGCCATAGTCCCCATAAGGGCAGCAACGACATATTAATCTCCCCTTACATAAAACGTTTGATGTCAAAATTAGCCGAAGGAGCACCTGCCGGTAAAGCTGCTAAAGATAAACAGTCACAAAATATTTTAATTAACAATTCTAAACTTGGCCGTTCGTATAACTCACGGCACCTGGTAAATGGACTTATTTAACAAACTTGACAAAAACAGTCAACTATGGTATAAATAAGACTATGGCCTCGGCCTGAGGCCTCGGCACTTAGCAAAACTGGGAGGCTGAATTAACTTGAAGCTATCGACGAAATCGACATACGGACTGCGGGCGATGCTGAATATAGCGATGAACGGGCGAGAGCACGCGATCTCCATAGCGGACATATCCAAAAGGGAGGGCATATCCGCTTCATACCTGGAGCAGTTATTGAATAAATTGCGCCATGACGGGCTGATCAGGAGCGTCCGCGGCCCAAAAGGCGGATATACGCTGTCGCGCAGAGCCGATGCGATAACCGTAGAGGACATAGTGGACGCGCTGGAAGGCGGGATATATCCGGTCCACTGCGCAGCGAATTCGTCCTGCAAAAAAAGCGGCGGATGCGTTCCCAAGATAGTATGGCTGAAGCTGGCAAAAGCGATAGGCGACTGTCTGGGGGCAATAACATTAAAAGATCTATGCCTGGAGGCAAAAAGGATCGAAAAATAACGAGGTTAATATGAGAAAAGTATATTTGGATAATAACGCGACAACAAGGATGCGCGCGGAAGTACTGGAGGCGATGCTTCCGTATTATAAGGATGTATACGGCAACGCCTCGAGCGTGCACGAATTCGGACGGACGGCCAGGCGCGCCGTCGACGATGCGAGGCAGAAGGTCGCCGATTTCCTTGGCGCCGCGAGCCCCGAGGAGATTATATTCACGTCCGGAGGCACCGAAGCCGACAATCTCGCTGTTAAAGGCATCGCGCATGCCCTGAGAGCCAAGGGCGATCACATCATAACGTCCGCAATAGAGCATCACGCCGTCCTGAACACATGCAAATTTCTGGAGAAGGAAGGATATAAGGTCACGTATCTGAAGGTGGATAAAGATGGGGTAGTTGACCTCGGCGGATTGGAAAAAGCGATCACCCCCAAGACGATCCTCATTACCGTAATGTACGCGAATAACGAGGTCGGGACCATAGAGCCTGTTGAAGAGATATCAAAAATAGCAAGAGGGAAAGGGATATATTTTCATACGGACGCCGTTCAGGCCGCGGGTAAGATCCCCTTTGGACTGAAGACTCTCGGCGTTGACCTTGCGTCCATATCAGGCCATAAGATCTACGGGCCGAAGGGCATAGGCGCCCTGTATATAAAGAAGGGCACTAAGATCACTCCCCAGATGTTCGGCGGCCACCACGAGATGGGCAAACGCGCCGGTACCGAGAACGTAGCGGGCATCATCGGCCTCGGAAGGGCGGCTGAGCTTTCCAAATCGGAGGTTTCGGAAGAAGCGAAGACGTTGACGGAATTGAGAGATCGGCTATATAAAGGGATCGCGTCAAAGATAGAGGACGTTACACTGAACGGCCATCCTCAAGACAGGTTGCCGAATACGCTCAATGTGAGATTTAAGTACCTCGAAGGCGAAGGCATAATCTTAAGCCTCGACATGGAAGGTGTAGCGGTGTCAACGGGCTCAGCATGCACATCCGGAAGCCTTGAGCCGTCGCATGTCCTTACCGCAATGGGAATAGACCCCGCCCAGACCCAGGGTTCGATAAGATTTTCATTGGGCAAGGACAATATGAAGGAAGATATAGATTACGTTATTGAAACGCTGCCGCCTATTATAAAGCGGCTAAGGGACATGTCGCCGTTGTTTGAAAAGAAAAAGTTGTAAGCTGTAAGTTATAAGTTGTAAGTATGTGAAAAGACAAGTTTTTACTTATCACCTACAACTTATGACTTACGACTAAAGTCTGTAGACGAGGAGATAAAAATGGAAGGACAATATTCGGAAAAGGTAATGGAGCATTTCAGAAACCCGCGTAACGTCGGGGAGATCCCGGACGCGAGCGGTGTAGGCAACGTGGGAAATCCCGTCTGCGGGGACATAATGCGGCTTTATATAAAAGTCGATGAAAATGAAGTTATAACCGACGCGAAATTTAAAACTTTCGGGTGTGGCGCGGCCATCGCTACGTCCAGCATGGTAACGGAGCTTGTAAAAGGCAAGACGATCCAGGAGGCGCTTAAGGTGTCGAATCACGCTGTCGCGGAAGCGCTCGGCGGACTGCCGAAAATCAAGATGCATTGCTCGGTCCTGGCTGAACAGGCCTTGAGATCGGCCATCGACGACTACCTGGCAAAGAAAAAAAAGGCTTAAATAAGGCATGAACCCCGCCCATCCTATGATGGGTTAGGGGGTTGGGGAGGATGAGCGGGGTGAAGCACAAGATAAGGAAGCACATAAAAGAGAAAATAAAAGCTTATTCGGAACTTGAAAAATCCGAAAAAAGTGGTATAATAAAGAATAAGCTTTTTAATGAGGAGGAATTTAAAACAGCGGAAGTTGTGATGTTTTACGTCTCGTTAAAGGATGAAGTAAATACGCTTTCTATGATAGACGAGGCGCTAAAGGCGGGAAAGAGGGTTTGCGTTCCTGTGATCTTAAAAGAAGAAAAACGACTTATAGCAGGCGAAATAAAGGATAGAAAAGTGGATCTGGAAAGCCAGCATTTTGGAATCTATCAGCCCAAAGAGGGCAAGGTGAAAGAGGTTCCTTTGCACGATATAGACCTAATTGTTGTCCCCGGCGTGGCATTTGACAAAAAGAACGTCAGGCTGGGCAGGGGGCACGGTTATTACGACAGGTTCCTATGCGGCTTACCGGATACTGCCAAGACGATAGGTCTTGCCTTCGATTTCCAGGTCGTTGATGATCTTCCCAAAGACTCACACGATATCCCCGTCTCAAAAACCATCACAGCATAGTGACTCAAATCCATAGTGATTAAGCGATTAGACGCTTAGATTTCGCTTTTGTTATTAAGCGATTAAGTTATGTTTTATACTTAATCACTTAATCGCCAAGCGTGTCTTGCCTGAGAATTGCTTAATTGCTGCACATTATCTAAGGGGGAAACCATGCCACACAGTGAACTTACGCTTGTATACATAGGGCTTTCGGCTATTGCGGCCGCATTCTTCTTTGCGCTCGGCTATTTGATAAGAAAATACCACGTGAAAAGCAAGCTGAAGAAAGCGGAAGACAAAGCCAGGAAGATGACGGAGACCGCGAAGGACGAAGCGGACAAGATCCGGCATGAGGCGGAGCTTCAGGCCAAAGACCTTCTCTTGAAGACGAGGTCGGAATTCGAAAAGGAGACCAAAGAGAGGCGCCAGGAATTGATCATCCTGGAGAAGCGGTTGATCCAGAAGGAAGAGAACCTCGACAGGAAGATGGACGTCCTCGACAGGAAGGATAAGGATGTGGAGCGGCGCGACCATTCGCTGGTCGACAAAGAGAAGCTCATGCATTCGAAGGAAAAGGAACTCGACAGGATAGTGCAGGAAGAGAAGGAGAAACTGCAGAATATTTCCGGAATGACCCGCGACGAGGCGAGGAACCTGCTGCTGAAGAAATTGGAAGACGAGGTAAAGCAGGAAGCGGCGATAATGATCAAGAGGACCGAAGAGGAGGCCAAAGAAAAGGCGGACAAGGAAGCGCGGAAGATCATCGGGCTCGCGATCCAGCGATGCGCGGCCGAGCACGCGGTAGAGACTACGGTTAGCGTAGTAAGCCTCCCGAGCGACGAGATGAAGGGCCGTATAATAGGCCGCGAGGGCCGCAATATCCGCGCTCTTGAAATAGCTACAGGCATAGACGTTATAATCGACGATACGCCGGAGGCGGTCATACTCTCCGGGTTCGATCCTATAAAGAGGGAGATAGCGAAGCTGTCCCTGGAGAGATTGCTTCAGGACGGCCGCATCCATCCGGGGAGGATCGAAGAGGTGGTCGAGAAGATCAAAAAAGAGATGGATAACACGATCAAGGAGGAAGGGGAGAAGGCTCTGTTCGAGACGGGCCTGCACGGCCTTCATCCGGAACTGATCAAGCTTTTGGGAAGGCTTAAATACAGGACGAGTTACGGGCAGAATGTCCTGCAGCATTCCAAGGAAGTGGCCCATCTCATGGGCGTCATGGCAAGCGAATTGAAGCTCGACTTCAACCTTGCCAAGAGGATAGGGCTCTTACATGATATTGGAAAAGCCGTAAGCCACGAGGTCGAGGGCACACATTCGAAGTTAGGCAGCGACCTGGCCCGCAAGTTCGGCGAGTCTGAAAATATCTGCCATGCCATCGAGGCCCATCACCAGGACATAGAGCCCAAAACTCTTCTGGCGGTACTGGCCCAGGCCGGGGACGCCATAAGCGCGTCCCGTCCGGGCGCGCGCAGGGAGACATTGGAGACTTACGTAAAACGTCTTGAAAAACTGGAGGCGATTGCGGATTCCTTCAAAGGCGTGGCAAAGGCCTATGCGATACAGGCCGGCCGCGAGATACGCGTTATGGTCCAGCCCGATAAGATAAACGACGCCCAGGCAGCCGTACTGGCAAGGGATATTACGAAGAAGATAGAAGAAGGGCTCGAATATCCGGGACAGATAAAGGTGACTGTGATACGCGAGACGAGAGCAGTGGAGTACGCTAAATGATAAATCCGAAATTCGAATATCGAAATCCGAAACAGTATCAAATGACGAAAATTCGAATAATCAAAGTAGTGATTTCGAATGTTTGAACATTTGATATTCGGATTTGTTTCGAATTTCTAATTTCGTGCTTAGGATTTAAGGAAAGGGTATGATGAGAGTATTATTCATAGGCGACATAGTAGGTGAACCGGGAAGACGGGCGGTCAGGGAGCTGGTCCCAAAGATAGCGAAGAAACACGGCATAGACTTTGTGATCGCTAACGGAGAGAATGTCGCCGGAGGGAGCGGCGTGACGCCGTCCCTGGCGGATGAGCTGCTCAGTTCCGGCGTCGATGTCATTACTTCGGGCGACCATATCTGGAAGAGAAGAGAGATATTGGAATATCTTCAATCAAGCACCAGGCTATTAAGGCCCGCCAACTATCCTTCCGATACCCCGGGTTTTGGCTCAACAGTGGTAAAGTCGGCCTCCGGCGTCGATGTGGGCGTCATAAACCTCATCGGCCGCGTCTTCATGCAGCCCGTAGAGTGCCCTTTCCGAAAGGTCAAGGAAGAGCTTGCGAAGATCAAAAACAGGGCCAGGATAATAGTAGTCGATATGCACGCCGAGGCGACAAGCGAAAAGATCGCGCTCGGATGGTATCTCGACGGGCAAGTGAGCGCTGTCATCGGGACCCACACGCACGTCCAAACCGCCGACGAGAAGATATTGCCCGGAGGCACGGCGTTCCTCTCGGACGCCGGCATGACAGGCCCGTTCGATTCCGTCATAGGAAGAAAGAAGGAGCAGATCCTGTCGAGATTTCTCACCCAGATGCCGGTCAAGTTCGAGATGGCCGAAGGCGATATCCAGCTCCACGGAGCGATAATAGATATAGACGATAAGACCGGCAAAGCCGATTCGATCAAGCGGGTACAGGAGAAGCTGGAAAGATAAATTTAAAGCTGAACGCCACGGCGAAGTTAATAGCTGTCGATAGCTAACATTTTTCGCCATCGTCAGATGGCGGAACTTTTAGGTGCTTGCCGGAGCGACTGTCGTAAAATTTCGATACATTATGGCGATATAGGCTTTATCATCGGAATTTTACCACAGCAAATCGGCATGCCCAATGCCGATTTGCGACAAGCGGAGGCAACACCTGAAAGTAAACGCCTGACTGTAAAGGCGAAAAATATTCTGAATAGGACAGATGAACGAGCAGAAAGAGAAACACATATATTCGGTCTCTGAGCTCACGAAGTATATCCGCGTGATACTCGAGGACTCGTTCCCCGGCATCTGGATCGAGGGCGAGATATCCAATTTTGTCCTGCACTCATCCGGCCATATGTACTTTTCCATGCGCGACGCGAACGCCAGCCTGAAATGCGCCATGTTCAAGCGCGCCAACGAGAAGTTGAAATTCAGGCCCAAAGACGGCATGAAGATAATCTGTTACGGCTCGATTAGCGTCTACGAGGCCCGCGGGGATTACCAGCTTATCGTCGAACAGATCGAGCCTAAGGGCATAGGCGCGCTCCAGCTGCAGTTCCAGCAGTTAAAAGAGAAGCTGCTGAAGGAGGGGTTATTCGACGCGGGGCACAAAGTGCCGATACCGTATCTGCCGACGAGCATAGGCATAGTCACGAGCCCGACGGGAGCGGCGATCCGCGACATACTCAATATAGCCAGAAGAAGGTTCTCGAACGTCGAGATAATAATTAACCCGGTCAAGGTCCAGGGCGAGAGCGCCAGGACCGAGATCGCCGCGGCGATCAGGCAGTTCAACAAATTAAATAATATCGACGTCATGATAGTGACGCGCGGAGGAGGCAGCCTCGAGGACCTGTGGCCTTTCAATGAAGAGGTGGTGGCGCGGGCTATCTACGATTCCGAGATACCCGTCATAAGCGCCGTCGGGCATGAGATAGACTACACCATATCGGATTTTGTTGCGGACTTCAGGGCGCCGACGCCTTCAGCCGCGGCCGAACTCGTGATCCCGAAAAAAGAGGACCTTGCGAACCTTATAGCTACGTCCACGACAAGATTGAAGAATGCGCTCGCCGGGAAGATCAATATATTGGCGGAGAGGCTCGCCACATTGAAGGACAGTTATATCCTGCGCCAGCCGCTCAATATCATCACCCAGTATGAGCAGGAGATCGATGAGCTTCGGAAAGATATCGCCATAAGGATAGACCACATCGTAAAGATGCGGTCGGAAAATTTTAACCTGTTGATAAGTAAGCTTGATGTCCTAAGTCCGCTCGGCATATTGAATAGAGGATATAGTATTACGGCGAAACTGCCGGAAAGCAGTATCATTAAAGACGCGGGATCGCTCAAGGTGAACGATATAGTGGAGACGAGGCTGGGAAAAGGAAAATTCAGGAGTAAGGTAGAGGAAATAGAATAAAGGCAAAAGTGAAAAGTAAAAAGGTAAAAGTTCAAGTAAAAATTAAAAATTTTAAATTTTGAATTGCAATTTTAGCTTTTGCATTTTGACTTTTACCTTAAACGAGGATATTGACTGGAGGAATTATGGCTGAGATGAAATTCGAAGAGGCGCTTAAGAAACTCGAGAAGATAGTCGAGGACCTGGAGGGCGGGAACATCCCGCTCGACGAGTCCCTTGATAAGTATGCCGAGGGCATAAGGCTTTCCAAGGTATGCGCCAAGAAGCTGGAGCTCGCCAGGAAGAAAGTGGAGATACTTTTGAAGTCCGAAGACGGCTCCGTGGAACTGAAGCCGTTCGACGAAAAGAACGCCGAAGAAGAGGCGAGGCCGAAAGAGGCGGATAAGAAGAAAAAAGGCAAGGCGGAAGAAGGCCTATTCTGAAAATTCCCGCAAGGTGGTTATGGATTTTAACAAAGAGATAAGCCGTTTAAGGGCCGTTATTGACAAAAAATTAGACACGCTCCTGCCGTCCGTAAAACAGGAGCCAAAAGCGGTTCACAAGGCGATGCGCTACAGCGTATTCTCCGGCGGAAAAAGGATCAGGCCAATCATTGTCATTGAGGCTTCAAAGGCATGCGGCGCCCTTCGACAAGTTCAGGGCGCCGTCCCGAGCCTGTCGAGGGACGGCGGGAATATAAGCGACGCCGTTATAGCCGGATGCGCCGTAGAATTGGTCCATACCTATTCCCTGATCCACGACGACCTGCCGTCCATGGACGACGATGATTACAGGCGGGGCAAGCCAAGCTGCCACAAGGCGTTTGGGGAAGCGAACGCGATCCTTGCCGGCGACGCGCTTTTGACGCTGGCCTTTAATGTTATCGCAAAGAATCTCAAACCCGGCGTAAGCGCCGGCGCCGCGGCCGAGTTATCCGACGCCATAGGGACATACGGAATGGTCGGAGGGCAGGCCCTTGATATGTCATATTCAGCGGCCCGTCCGGCGAAGGCGGCGGCCTTGAAGCTCATCAATCGTCTTAAAACGGCCAGGCTCTTTGAGGCATCCTCAAAATTGGGCGCTATAACGGCCCGCGCCGGCAGAAAAAATATCAACGCCCTGGCAAGATACGGGGATTTTTTAGGAACGGCATTCCAGATAATCGATGACATACTGGACGACGATGGCTATATGAAAACATTCGGCGTCGAGAATGCGCGAGCCGATACAAAAAGATCGGTAGATAAAGCTAAAAAAGCTTTGAGGGCGTTCGGGAAAAAAGCGGACACTTTGAACTTCATAGCCGACCGCATATTGGAAAGGGCGGATGGGAAGACTGATAGACGGGATAAATAGCCCGGCGGACCTGCGCAAGCTTGAATTCTCGCAGCTGCAGAATGTTGCCGACGAGATACGCGGCGAGATACTGAAGACGGTCTCAAAGACCGGGGGACATATCGCGTCCAGTCTCGGCGCCGTCGAGCTTACCGTGGCGGCGCATTACGTATTTAACACGCCCAAAGACGTCATCCTGTGGGATGTGGGCCACCAGACATACGCGCACAAGATACTGACAGGCAGGCTGAAAAATTTTTCCACCTTAAGACAGCTCGGAGGTTTGAGCGGTTTCCCGAACAAGGAAGAGAACCCGCAGTACGATATATTCACCAGCGGCCACAGCTCGACGTCGATCTCTACGGCTATGGGGCTTGCCGTTGCCCGCGACCTGAAAGGCGGCAAGAACAAAGTGATCGCGGTGATAGGCGACGCCTCCCTCGCCGGAGGTATGTCATTCGAAGCGCTTAATCACGCCGGTCACGCGCAAAAAGACATCATAGTGATACTTAACGACAACGAACGTTCTATCTCGCAAAGTGTCGGGGCGCTCAGCAGGTATCTTAACAGGATACTGGCGAATCCCGCCTACAATAAGATAAGAAGAGACGCCGAACGGCTCGTAAAACGCATACCGTGGTTCGGATTCAGGGCGTACAGAGCGGCCAGAAAGCTGGAAGAGGGGCTAAAGAACCTGCTGATCCCGGGGATGCTTTTTGAAGAGCTGGGATTCAGATACTTCGGCCCTATAGACGGGCACAACATGCCGCAGCTGGTCGCTACGCTCAAGAACCTGGCGGACCTGAACGAGCCTATACTGATCCATGTAATGACCAGGAAAGGGAAAGGATATAAGTTCGCCGAAGAGAATCCGGCGGCATTCCACGGTATAGGCCCTTTTGACCTGCAGACAGGCAAGAAGACAGGCGACGAAAGCGATATAACTTTCACCGAAGCGTTCGGCGACAAGATGGTAGAGCTGGCCGGGAAAGACCCGCGAGTAATAGCCGTAACGGCGGCGATGCTGGACGGCACGGGCCTCAATAAGTTTTCGTCAATGTATCCGGAACGTTTTTTCGATGTGGGCATAGCCGAAGAACATGCCATAGGGTTCAGCGCCGGTCTTGCCAGAAGCGGCATGAAGCCCGTTGTGGCGATATATTCGACCTTTTTGCAGAGAGGTTATGACCAGATAATCCATGACGTGGCCCTGCAGAACCTGCCGGTCATATTCTGCCTGGATAGGGCCGGCCTTGTCGGAGAGGACGGGCCTACTCATCATGGCGTCTTTGATATAGCATATCTGCGCCACATACCGAATCTCGTCTTTATGGCTCCCGCGACCCCCGCCGACCTCAGGGAGATGCTTGAGTTGGCCGTCGGGCTTAATAAGCCTGTTGCCATACGTTATCCCAAAGGTTCGGCTGTCATGTCGGCGCCGTCAGATACGATGGTAGCCGAGGGGAAAGGGAAGATCTTACGGTCCGGAAAAGAGATCGCTATCATCTCTATAGGCAGTATGACCCCTGTGGCGCTGGAGATAGCCGGTATCCTCTCAAAGAAGAGGATAGACGCTACCGTAGCCGACGCGAGGTTCATTAAACCTGTCGACGAAGAGCTTTTGGCCGATATTTTCAGCAGGTTTAAAAAGGTCGTGACCATGGAAGAAGGCGTCCTGGAAGGCGGTTTCGGGTCCGCCGTGCTTGAATTCATGGAAAGGGAAGGGGTAAAAGGGGTCAAGATACGCAGGATCGGCCTTCCCTGCAGATTTGTGGAGCACGGCAAAAGAGGGGAGCTGTTTTTAAAGTATAACTTGACACCCGCCGCTATTTGCGATGTAATTATAAGGGAGGTTATATAAAATTTTTCGCGCCTGAGAGGTTTCCTCTCGGGTGCGGTATCTCAACACCGCACCCTCGGGATACTCTATCCGATGAACGAATAATTTTATATCACAGGAAGAGTGGTATAGGTATGGCGAAGATAAAGATAGATAAAGCAAGGTGCAAGGGCTGTTACCTGTGCGTGGTGAACTGCCCGAACGGCCTTATAAAGATATCCAAAGAGATAAACGCGAGAGGCGTGAAACCCGTATTTTTCTCGGGCGGCGGGTGCACAGGGTGCGCTATGTGCGCGCTTGTATGCCCGGATTGCGGAATAACGGTGTATAAGTAAAGGTATAGTTTATGAGCCATAAGGTTTTGATGTGCGGGAACGAGGCGTGCGGAGAAGGCGCTATAATGGCAGGGTGCAAGTTTTACGCCGGTTACCCGATAACACCGCAGAACGAACTTACGGCATACATGGCAAAGCGCCTTAACGAGACCAACGGGGTCTTCATACAGGCCGAGTCGGAGCTCGCTGCGATAAATATGGTCTTAGGAGCGGCCTGTGTCGGGGAGAGGGCCATGACCTCTTCATCGAGCCCCGGGATAAGCCTGAAGCAGGAAGGCATATCCTATCTGGCCGGATGCGAACTTCCGTGCGTTATCGCAAATATGCAAAGAGGCGGGCCAGGGCTGGGGAACATAGCCCCATCCCAAGGAGATTATTTCCAGGCCGTAAAAGGCGGAGGGCACGGAGACTACAAGATAATAGTGCTGGCGCCCTCGTCGGCCCAGGAGCTTTTGGAATTCACATACCTTGCGTTCGACCTGGCCGATAAATATAGAAATCCCGTGATGATACTTGGAGACGGCCTTTTGGGACAGATGATGGAACCGGTCCACATAAATATGGATCTCGTCCCGCTAAAGGTAGAAAAACCGTGGGCTCTCACAGGCTGCGAGGGCAGGAAACCGAATATAATACGATCGCTTCTGCTGCCCGACGGCGCGCTTGAAGAGCACAATAAAAAACTGCAGAAAAAATTCGCCGGGATCAGGGAAACCGAGATCCGTTTCCAGGGTTTGCATACGAAAGAGAGCGAGATAACGCTGGTCGCTTACGGGTCTGTCGCGAGAATAGCGAAAGCCGGCATGGAGCTCGCGCGCTCCAAAGGCCTGAAGGTCGGCCTGATCAGGCCCATAACGCTGTGGCCGTTCCCGGATAAGGCTCTCGAAGAGGCCTGCGCGAAGACGAAGAAGTTCCTGGTGCTGGAGATGAGCGCCGGCCAGATGGTGGAGGACGTAAAACTGGCGGTGAACGGACGGGCCGAGGTGGCTTTTTACGGCAGGATGGGCGGAGGTATTCCCGACGAAGAAGAGATATTGCGCCAGATCGAGAGCCTGATATGAAGAAAAAGATCAAAGAAATTCAGGAAGCGGAAAATAATATTTTGTTCACGCGGCCCGTGAGCCTTCGCGAAGCGGAAAACCACTATTGCGCCGGCTGCGGGCACGGCATAGTCCACAGGCTCGTATGCAGGGCGATCGACGAATTCGGCATACGCGAAAAGGTTATAGCCGTGGCGCCGGTCGGATGCGCGGTGATAGCGTATGATTATTGGGATTTCGACGTTACAGAAGCCCCGCACGGCAGGACGCCTGCAGTGGCGACGGGCATTAAAAGGATGAGGCCGGACAATATTGTATTTACGTATCAGGGCGACGGAGACCTCGCGGCCATAGGGACGGCGGAGATAATACACGCGGCTAACCGCGGAGAAAATATAACGGTAATATTCGTCAATAACGGCGTATACGGCATGACGGGCGGCCAGATGGCCCCTACGACGCTTGCGGGGCAGAGGACGAGCACCACGATTTACGGCAGGAGCCTGAGGCGCGAGGGCTATCCGATCAAGATGTTGGAGATGCTTGCGGTCCTTCCCGGTGCGAAATATCTGGAGCGCGTGTCGGTCCATTCATCGCAGGAAGTCTTGAGGGCTAAGCGCGCGATAACGAAGGCGTTTAAGATGCAGATAGATAACAAAGGTTTCTCGATGGTGGAGGTCCTGTCGATGTGCCCCACCTATTGGGATATGACGCCGATCCAGGCGGCTGACAGGATAAAGAACGAGGTCAGCACGTTCTATCCGCTCGGCGTAATAAAGAGTTGTTAATTTAGTAACCAGATACCAGTAACCAGAATATGGCAAAGACAAAAACCAGACATGCGGTAAGCGG of Candidatus Omnitrophota bacterium contains these proteins:
- a CDS encoding 4Fe-4S dicluster domain-containing protein, with amino-acid sequence MAKIKIDKARCKGCYLCVVNCPNGLIKISKEINARGVKPVFFSGGGCTGCAMCALVCPDCGITVYK
- the dxs gene encoding 1-deoxy-D-xylulose-5-phosphate synthase produces the protein MGRLIDGINSPADLRKLEFSQLQNVADEIRGEILKTVSKTGGHIASSLGAVELTVAAHYVFNTPKDVILWDVGHQTYAHKILTGRLKNFSTLRQLGGLSGFPNKEENPQYDIFTSGHSSTSISTAMGLAVARDLKGGKNKVIAVIGDASLAGGMSFEALNHAGHAQKDIIVILNDNERSISQSVGALSRYLNRILANPAYNKIRRDAERLVKRIPWFGFRAYRAARKLEEGLKNLLIPGMLFEELGFRYFGPIDGHNMPQLVATLKNLADLNEPILIHVMTRKGKGYKFAEENPAAFHGIGPFDLQTGKKTGDESDITFTEAFGDKMVELAGKDPRVIAVTAAMLDGTGLNKFSSMYPERFFDVGIAEEHAIGFSAGLARSGMKPVVAIYSTFLQRGYDQIIHDVALQNLPVIFCLDRAGLVGEDGPTHHGVFDIAYLRHIPNLVFMAPATPADLREMLELAVGLNKPVAIRYPKGSAVMSAPSDTMVAEGKGKILRSGKEIAIISIGSMTPVALEIAGILSKKRIDATVADARFIKPVDEELLADIFSRFKKVVTMEEGVLEGGFGSAVLEFMEREGVKGVKIRRIGLPCRFVEHGKRGELFLKYNLTPAAICDVIIREVI
- a CDS encoding 3-methyl-2-oxobutanoate dehydrogenase subunit VorB codes for the protein MSHKVLMCGNEACGEGAIMAGCKFYAGYPITPQNELTAYMAKRLNETNGVFIQAESELAAINMVLGAACVGERAMTSSSSPGISLKQEGISYLAGCELPCVIANMQRGGPGLGNIAPSQGDYFQAVKGGGHGDYKIIVLAPSSAQELLEFTYLAFDLADKYRNPVMILGDGLLGQMMEPVHINMDLVPLKVEKPWALTGCEGRKPNIIRSLLLPDGALEEHNKKLQKKFAGIRETEIRFQGLHTKESEITLVAYGSVARIAKAGMELARSKGLKVGLIRPITLWPFPDKALEEACAKTKKFLVLEMSAGQMVEDVKLAVNGRAEVAFYGRMGGGIPDEEEILRQIESLI
- a CDS encoding thiamine pyrophosphate-dependent enzyme, with product MKKKIKEIQEAENNILFTRPVSLREAENHYCAGCGHGIVHRLVCRAIDEFGIREKVIAVAPVGCAVIAYDYWDFDVTEAPHGRTPAVATGIKRMRPDNIVFTYQGDGDLAAIGTAEIIHAANRGENITVIFVNNGVYGMTGGQMAPTTLAGQRTSTTIYGRSLRREGYPIKMLEMLAVLPGAKYLERVSVHSSQEVLRAKRAITKAFKMQIDNKGFSMVEVLSMCPTYWDMTPIQAADRIKNEVSTFYPLGVIKSC